The Cucurbita pepo subsp. pepo cultivar mu-cu-16 chromosome LG18, ASM280686v2, whole genome shotgun sequence nucleotide sequence AGGATGAGAGACAACAGAAAGCGTTGTGATGGTTGTTGGAAGAGGATTGCGACGGCCGGTCCACGGACGCCGTCCATTGGCTCGCGCTCGCCCGAGGTTCTGTCCGCAACCCACAATTgacagaaaataataaaaatagcgAAGAGAACAGAAACTACTGATTTGCTGGATGGGCTAAACACCTTATAGCCCAGCCCATACTCTAAGCCCGattctttatttctctatttcccttctttttttttttctttttttttttttttataatttttaaaattccaatATATACACCTATAAGCTTTAACGtcaagagaaattaaaatatttttataatatttttaaggttaaattgtattggaaatacaaaatatatatatataaaaaaatatagtaattatTATCAGTAATGGAAATACAAAGGAGTCTCATATTTCACATtccaaaatgatattttattttatttttccttttaagcCAATTTTAacaccattaaaaaaaaaaattaaacagaTCTGATTATGTACCATTCAATTTTcaactatttattattctaaaacttgaaataataatggaaTGATATTAGTGTTTGCATGCAATAATGCAAAATGAGAAGGTTTTGTTAGTTCATACCATGGGGTCTATCTCCCACAATATTCTCCTTCCCTGTCTTTCCCTTTTTTGATGCACATTCTTCCCAAAGAGTGAATCCACTTCCGCCCGCCGCGAAAGAACTTCCGTTGGAGTTTTCATCATTTCTCTCGGCGCTGCTACTCGATCGAGCACCAGTGAAAACTGACCCTTCCGGCTTTGGCAGAACCCTCTGATCTAAATACGAAACGTGACTTATACTGTAAGTCCCGATTCCTCCGGGAAGAACATGCTCGACGGAAGGAGGCGGTGCTGGTGGCGGTGGCGTCTCCACATCCGCCTCTTCCTTGGTACTGCCCTTCCTTATGCGCTCTTGTGGTTGCAGGAAATcgtgtgttttaagataaccACCTGTTCCATCCGAAATTAAATCGTTAAACCAAAACCATCCTAATTTATTGCAAAAATCATTCTGTTTCTACTACTcattattaaactaatttttcaccccaaaaagaaaaaaagtatgtAGGATTTTGAATCACACTCTTCCAACCTTCAAATGAATTATCAAGTCGAGATGATAGGTAGATAATGGAgatttaaaaaaggaaaaagaagaaaggaaagaaaaccaATTTTTAGCTGTAGTGTGaagaaatgggaaaaaaaataaaagaggaagaaatcgGGTCATGTGAGATGTCAAATCAAGGGCCAGAGGGGTCCCCGGAGTGACGCCGCTACTCCCAATCAGAAATTGGGTGGTAGCTGCTAAGCGCTGAGGCAACGCTTTTATACGGTTAGCCCAGCCAGCCCTGCCTGCCTGAGACTACgcttttataaatgtttgatgGCCCCAGATTCATGATTCAATGCGTATCACGTGCATATACGTTTCTCGATTtccttcccttttcccttCCTCTTAAATATAAGCCCCAGGCCTTAAttcaatacaaaaaaaaatatttcaaatcaaaattgaaaaagaaattaatgaatacCTTGTTGAGATGGTCTTGGATCTAGCTGTGGACTTGAATGGGTGTACAGTGAGAGGAAGTCATGTGTTGATTTGCTTCCTGTTCAAGCACGTTCAAGATTATATTCTGTTAAACCAATTTCTGTTTCGggattctaaatttttgtggttattttattgttgaaaCGTGAAAGTTGAATCGATTTTCTAGTTGAAAACAAACAGAACTGGTAATTACAGAGACAattgaaatggaaaataagCAATCCGAGTTAAATTTGGATTTGTGAGGAAGAGGAAGTACCTTCGGCTCCAAACGGACGGGGTTGAGGAAGTTCCATCGGAATTTTTGCCAATTTTGGAGTTGAACTTCCACAACAGGAAGATGAATTCTCACGGAATTTTGATTTGTATCGCTTCGGAAATGGAACTGCTCCAGGAAATTCAGAGCTCGATTGTTGGATTCCGGAGCGAAAAAGAGAGTGGAATTTCTTGAATTAATTCTTAGATCCACACCAGGCATGGAAATCAGCCAAAATAACAATTATCTGGAGCAACTCTCCGGCTGCTGAAGATCTCCAAGACGAAACGAACTCAGTCTCTTCACGACAAACCTAGGTTTTCTTATACTCGCATTCGGTACTTGCTTTTCGCGCGATTCCTGAATTCTGATTGTTTCTTGAACAAAATCACTTCCGATCATCAAATTATGGAGAAAACAATTCTTCACCACAACAAAATTCAGAAGATCTATAATCCAAGATACACGCAAGAAGTCATTCCACTACGAACAGCAAACGCGAgaattcaaatcaaaacaaaattgaaattcagaAGGTTTTACCAGTTCGAAGAGTGCTTGAGCAAAACGATAATGGAGTTTAATTCTGCAACCTTATCCTCAGAATTGGCCGGATTAAATCAAAAACTCGAAAACTCCAAAGATTGTtataaaaatgacaaaagaaCAGGTTTCGATCTGAATTCTTTTGTCTCTGTAATCCAATGTTTGTAAGAGAACAACAAACAGCGCGGCGGAAGACGAGGCTTGAGGTCGGAAGAAACTCCCTCTTTTCTCCCTACAGTGACAGTCAGATCCTTTTATACACACGGCGCTTGTCCCTCCTTCCGAATTGAAGGCAGTTGTTTTCCATTTGTTCCACGACGCCGTTTGACAGACGACGTTCCGGCGGGGCTGACGGCGTTACTCACAACACTCCACGAATTCCCCATCCCGTTTCCTTCTATGTCTGGTAACGCTTCACGGAGGCCAAtcaatttcacattttaatacaaaaaaataaaataaaaaataaatagtgtatttatttttttagggaaCACgcaattgaaaataaataaattctaatttcCACGCTTGAAATTCATaccatttaataaataaaatacacatcatatattaaaaaaaataatcatgcCACAAATCCCAATGTGAActgaattaatttataaattattatagtaaaataatttaaaaagagttATAAATGAAGCCGGTTAATGTAATTAGATTTAGTTGGAAAATGATTGACAATGTTTCTGCACATAAAGCAACAGGTAACAGCTTGGCGTGACAATGTATTTAgcaacatatatttttaaaaagaatataatataaggTTCACATCCCTTTgctataaatataatatcgCTAATAAAACTGGAAGAACATGGAGGTCACATAAACAAGCagtatacacacacatatatatattatatcatatgcTTATTgcttcattaatttaaattaaattcacGCAACCGAATCTTGGAGCTGATCTGACCTGCCGCCAGAATTATccatttacctttttttttttNAAAAAAGAGTAGTAATTTTTacggaattaaaaaaaggtaaatgGGGTAAAAAAAATGGGGAGGAGCGGTGAGTGAGTGGGGCAAAGTAGGTGAAGTTGACCTGCAACTCACGTGCAAAAAGAACTGCGGAAAACGACGACGTTCGTAAAAAGGAAACTGCGGATTAGCACAGCCGACCAAACCCCTGCAACTCTCTGCTCATGTCCCTCtcacccaaaaagaaaaaaataaaatttaattttaatatttttaattatatttatttaaaaaaaaaaaaaaaaaaaaaggaattgagAGTTCCAAGGGTAGGTAGGGTGAGAGCTACATGTACGTATGGTTCCTAAAGTAACAAAAGATTCTGGTACAAAGAAACAActattcattaatttaaattaaaaaaatattttagttaattgaaagtatattaattaaaagtagagaaattaaaattggaatattaataaaacaatattatgaGTGTACGCAAAGAACGGGGAAAGGTATTATGGGGAAGCAGCAAAAGCGGCCGCGGAAATGGCGGGAATTAATGAAGTGGATGAGGTGGcggtaaaataaataataaaataaaaaaaatagtaatttaaattatttattattatggtAACAGAACAGAGTGTTTCCCCCGTAACATAAACATTCTCTGGAGAAGGAAATCCGTTTAGGGATCCGTTAACAAATCATAAGCGCGTGACTGTCGCATAATATCCAATCAAACTTTCcattactttaatttaattacagCCTAAtacacaaattaatttttttgatgtCAATGCACGCGTGGCAGTTTCTCCGTTTCATCCGGAAGGTATCAcgtgattaaaaaaatgtttttgccCATCACATCCTCTCTCCCTCCCCTCCATCACGTGGCCAACTCAACACACTACGTTGGCAGTACccactttattttcttttaagcaatgcttttttttttttttttttttttttttttttttttttttttttttttttttttaatttttttttttttttttttttgaatttcaataatataaataattaatgttgaTTTTTTAACCAACAAAGTtgtatcttaaattttttagaaaaacatgaaatagttaatttcattaaaaaaacatgtgattatatttactaaatttagggtatatttaaaataagcaaaggaaataatttaataacggaaaataattttggttaatttgtaagagttgaaattataaaataataataaaaataNTTCATTGTATGGTAGACTAAGGcggctttcttttttaaaatttgaatttgagctattattttatattaaagtttatgaaataataataataataataataataataNTATAgcataaaattattgttttgaaattgGAAGGTAAGTCATacaataatttagtttttttttttttaaatttaaaaaaaaaaaaaaaaaaaaaaaaaaaaNaataataataataataataataataataaaaagaggatggattattaaaattaatattgtcCTAACCCAGTAACGTATGAGAGAGTTTAAAGTATAtgccaaaaaaataaataataaaaatataatgggGAGGATTTTAGAGGGAGAAGGAAGGGCATGTGAGGGAGATGGAAATTGTGAGAGGGGACCATTTAGTTCCTGAGTTTGTATAGGGCCCAAAGAATAGGATGACGGATAGGGGTATTAAGTGATGTCGTTTTAATTGAATGGTCACTGCACGTGATTTTCCCCAACCCTCTCACGTGCGCCCATCCtctgccaaaaaaaaaagaagtaaaaggCCGGAAATAGAAAGTGGTGGTTTAGATGGTAGGAAGATGAAATTAGAATTGATggataaaaaaaggaaaaagaaaaaagggagaaGGGAAGGCAGGGAAATAATAGTACGGGGGGAGGCACGTGCCGGGCATGCGAGGGGCGGTGGGATATCTGAATCTCTCCATCTCTACATCTCTCTTTCTCGTGACGGCGTCACGTGGAGAGAAATCTGCCAGGTAGGACCCACAAATTTCCGGGCCCGGTCCCACCAAAAAGGCGGAGAGGAGAGGGTGGACAAagtaattttctattttacttaattaagataataaataaataaatttaggaaaaaaaaaataaagaaataaagaaagaaagggtaGTGGGGAGGCTGGGAGCATGAGCTCGCTTTTCCATACTGACCTGTCGTGTATGGGTCATTTTCGAGATCTCTCACNATGGTCACTGCACGTGATTTTCCCCAACCCTCTCACGTGCGCCCATCCTCTGCCCTTCATCTCTCCGCCTCCTCGCGTGCGGTGGGGACCCTAATAAACCAAACTCTATTCCCCGCCTTTATCCATCCACTTTTTCACGCCGTCTCTCCCCCGTTTTAACGGATTCCGTTACGTTTGCGTTTGGTCACCCCAGTCCGTGTAAATTCAACAAGTTTaaatgaagagaagaaagattaAAAGAAGCCTAATTAACCNACAGGGTTTTCTGATGACGTGTTCCCACTCACGTGCTTTGCCACGTGATCCTTTCtcattcttcctcttcctcctcctcctcctcttctttcttttttctgttgGCTCGCTGGACCTCacattcttctcttctccctGCATGCCCATCTGTTCCTTTACTTTCCTTACAGCCtagattacaaattaaatataaaatataaataaatttcctttctatttatctatttttccaaaattactatattattttgtactcttttttttttttttttNNNNNNNNNNNNNNNNNNNNNNNNNNNNNNNNNNNNNNNNNNNNNNNNNNNNNNNNNNNNNNNNNNNNNNNNNNNNNNNNNNNNNNNNNNNNNNNNNNNNNNNNNNNNNNNNNNNNNNNNNNNNNNNNNNNNNNNNNNNNNNNNNNNNNNNNNNNNNNNNNNNNNNNNNNNNNNNNNNNNNNNNNNNNNNNNNNNNNNNNNNNNNNNNNNNNNNNNNNNNNNNNNNNNNNNNNNNNNNNNNNNNNNNNNNNNNNNNNNNNNNNNNNNNNNNNNNNNNNNNNNNNNNNNNNNNNNNNNNNNNNNNNNNNNNNNNNNNNNNNNNNNNNNNNNNNNNNNNNNNNNNNNNNNNNNNNNNNNNNNNNNNNNNNNNNNNNNNNNNNNNNNNNNNNNNNNNNNNNNNNNNNNNNNNNNNNNNNNNNNNNNNNNNNNNNNNNNNNNNNNNNNNNNNNNNNNNNNNNNNNNNNNNNNNNNNNNNNNNNNNaaagaagaagatgaagagattAGAGGTAGAAAATTATCACCAAAAAGCTGCCACTTCCATTGTTCGCTGCTCCGGTGAAACGAGAAGAAAAGCTATTCTCCATGCTCCTTTCTGCCATTTGCGATTACTAACGAAGATCCCCTCTCTGCGTGTTTGCCAGAGCACGATTGTCCAGAGTGGTTCGATCTAGAAGACGGCGTTTTAGAATGCAACAGAATCGAGGCGATCCACTCCGATCAAACCGGTGCGCCATCACCGCTTCCGTCGAGGTTctgagtgaagaagaagaagaagaagaagaagaagaagaaagcaataGAAATggattttttgtgtttgtatgGGGATGGGATTAAAGCGGAGGAAGAAGCGAGGGAATCGGCGTGTCGCCATGGGTTTCACGCTACAGGCATTACgctatgaaatttaattatgagcGCACCAACAAActgatttaaatttatatataatttacaaaattgaacACGTAAATGGTAaacggaaaaagaaaattttattaaaaaaggaaataataataatgccTCCGGAAAACGGATTGATCAATCAGAACGCATGAACACATTCATgaactcttctttttcttcttgtaaAGCAATACAAGGAAGAGCAGTTCAAGAATTATGACctttcttttgaattcttaatcactatcttaaaatttaatttgaatctcgCCGTCTATAGTTTTTCTTAAGGTTGAAGGTTCAAATCTTTATACTTCGTAGAAGTAGCATGATGAAcgtaaatgaaaataattcaatGCGAATATTTGTCAATAGTTAAAaaagagtttaaaataattaaaatgcgTTACCAAGAATCATCTATACTGagcttcatcttcttcattcccTACGTATATCATCCACTCTTCTTCACAGCATTCTTCCCATTAGAGATGGTACCGTGGATTTCCATGGTGGATGTTGAACAGCTGCTTCTGTGATCTTCAAAACCCTGCAAAGGGTCTGCAAATGAGCGTGTACAAGGCCACCTGTAACACAGATTCATACAGAATTCACCTCATGATCATCACAATTACAAGAACGAGGATAAATGAAAAGCCGATTCTCGACTATACCTGCTCGACTTTATAATCTCGTCGTCAATGGTTGTGTTCTCTTCATAGATGTTTCCTGCAAAAATGGTGGATGTTTCCATATGCAGGAATGGGggcatcaaaatatataatagagAGATATACCAATTATACCTACCTCCATAGaggtttttctttgaaaagtATTTGGCCATTAGGCGTTGAGCGTAGTCAGCTTCATACTTCTTGTACTTCTCAATGGAATTGAAGTTATCAAAATCTCTGGAAACAATAAAGAACATAGCACGACATTGAACCACTATCATTATCAAGGAGAACAAATCCTTGTCAATTTAGATATTGTAGTCGAAGGATCCAAAGGAGACTATTGCATATTGGCATGCGTTCAATATACGAATAATTGGAAGTAAGCGAAGTGTAGCGCTTAAACAAGCTAATACACAGATAATTGCCTCTGCAGGCGAAGCCCAGGTAGGTCAAGTCTCCCCGGAGTTAGAGAGAGTGGAGGCCATGAGTTGCCCCCAATGCCTCCGGTTAtcggaaaaaaaaacgaaacatgCACCACTCAACTGTCTCCTCATATTTCACTAAATCAAGAACTCTaaaattgtaacagcccaagccaccgctagcaaatattgtctttctagtgaaaggtttccacacccttataagaaatgtttcgttcccctctccaaccgacgtgggatctcacaatccaccctccttggaggcccagcgtcctttggctctgataccatttgtaatagcccaaaccccCGCTAGCAACATTGTCCTCCTTGGACTTTctcttctgggcttcccctcaaggttttaaaatgtgtctagtaggaagaggtttccacacccttataaggaatgtttcgttcccctacccgactaatgtgggatctcacaaaaatcAATAACAAATGGTAATATAATAGGCGGTCTCTATATGAGAGCTAACAAAGATCAAAATAGTAAATTCAATCATGCAAGCAGAGAAGAAGTAACTAAGTTTTCATGAAGGCGAGAactgaaaaaaagaagaagaaaacaagattAAACAACTTCCAgatgttgttcttgttcataACTTAACTGCGGAGGTTTAGAAAGATAACTGCCATGATTTCTGTTCAGTCAGAGTATTAACAAACTAAAGAGCAAGAACTGACTGTTATGAGTTCAAACCTTCACATTTCATGGATGAACAAAGGAAATTCCCAATCAGAGCTAATATGACAATGATGTCTCTCTCACAAACTTGAATATCTAAGGTTCCATTTGTAGTAGTTTTATATACTTATGCTTGAGGAAAACTGAGTCTTCCcaattttatctttcattgATGAACAAAAGTTCTGACTAAATCTAGAGATGATGCAAGCAACAAActagggttttctttttcccttctaatacatctcttttttcataaaatgGATCGGAAAGTTTTATGAAGGCAGATTACAGAGAACATGTGCAACTTATGGCAACCTAAAACTTCATGTTCAATTTCGATTCGCAGAGACAAAAAGAGAACAGAAACGTGCGTTATTCATAAATTTCGccaataaaatattcaaacaaaTCGGAGGGAAAACCATCCAAAAGATCGCGAAGTGAAAGGAACTGCAGTTGAAACTGTTGAGATATTGAAACAGTACCGATTTCGACTTCAAAAGCAAAGGaaaacttcaaatcaaacacaGAGAGGAAGAATAAGAAAGGGTCATACTCAAATTGATCCGGTAAATCGGGTTTCTTCTCGTCCGCATCAAAAAGTCCGTCATTATTGGTTGCAGCATCGGCCTGCAAAGTCATTGAAAGCCAAAAGGAATCAGCAAAAGCAGCAGAAAAACAAGGAGAGGGAgaataaagaagaaacaaaccaAGTGTTTGCGCGGGGAAGGTTGGGTAGCAGAATTCTGCGAATGAGACGCCGACGGAGGAGAGGCCGGAGCTGATGCAGACGACGGCATGCCGCTCTTCAAATCACTGTTCTATCTTCTAGATTTTCTGAACGGCGAACGAAACTTCACGTGGGAATGAGAATGGGAAACgaattaatataataacagTGCTACAAAATTGTTCTCTTCTCGCCAAACCTTATAAAGGGctcaaacataaaaattaaaaaataattataaaaaatacacatttttcattctcttctcccaATATAGATTGATGGGTTTAAGTTTCATTTCAGTGACTGATGAACCCATTGATCAAATTTTGatcttccaattctatttttcttggtttatgattttaaGCAAATTTAAGATCATTTTGCAACAATTTGACCCATTTCCTTTTCTGGGTACTGATCTGAGAAtcttgaagaagaatcaagAGATAGTttcatgatcttcctctaCCAATAATCTCCACATGAACAAATCCCATTTTTGAAGTGATGAAAACGCTTATTATCTCTAATAATGATCTCCCTTTTGGCGGCTTTGCTTATGAACTTGGCTGCATTGTGACAGTCTCTACAAATTCTTAGATTCTTGCAGATTCTTAACGTAGTGCCTTCTTTCGTGTTTAAGAAGCCAAAAGAAATTGCTAGCTTCTCACTATGCCCCTTCAATATCTTAATcttttcctcctcttccaaTTCATGAAGAACACAACTAGAATCAGGTGTGTAGCCAATTTCCATAATCTGTTTCTCCAGTCTATTCCACATCTTTCGAATCTCGTTTGAATTGACAATCGACAAGTCGTTACCCGCTATAAAACTATAGGTTTTACCTCCAAGTTCAATCCAACTGCAGCCAGCCGCTTTCTGAAGGTTGAGATCCTTCATTTTCTGTCGCACCATTCGCACAAGATCCCATTTTCCTGCTGTTGCATACAAGTTAGAGAGCAAAACGTAGCTGTCAGCTTTGTTTACTTCCAGTGCAAGCAACTTCTCAGCAGCTTTTTCTCCCATTGCTAGATCACCGTAAGTTCTACTAGAACTGAGCAATGAGCTCCAGATTTTAGCATCTGGTTCTTCAGGCATCTCATTTATGAGGTTTAAAGCTTCGTTTAGTCGACCTGCTCTACCGAGCATGTCGATCACACAAGCATAGTGTTCAAGTTCCGGTTTTAGTTTGTACAAACTCTGCATTTGAGCAAGATAATATAGCCCCTCTGATACCAATCCAGCATGACAACATGCCTGGAGAACTCCTAGAAATGTGAACCTATCAGGCTGCTTATTTAATCTTTGCATCTCCTCAAACAGCTCCAAGGCCTTGTTACCTTGTCCATGAACACCAAATCCTGTGATCATCACGTTCCATGAAGctgcttctttctcttttaacCCGTTAAATATTCGTTGAGATCGTCCCAAACAGCTGCTTTTGGCATACATGTCCATGAGCGAACAAGCAACAAAATTGTCTTCTATAAAACGGTTTTTCAAGACAAAGCAATGAACTTCTCTTCCTAGACTCAGGGCTGATAGCTCAGAACAAGCCCCAAGGACACTCGCCATGCCTATCTCGTTCGGTTTGAGTCCTTCAGAAAGCATTTGACGAAAGAGAGAGATTGCTTCGTTTGGAAGTTCGTTTTGAGAATAGCCAGAAAGCATTGCATTCCAACACACTGAGTTTTTAACTTCGATCCTCTCAAAGAAAGTTCTGGCATAGAATGGTTTAGAACAATGGATATAAAGTGATAGTAATGAGACAGCTACAAATGAATCCATCTCTAATCCATTCCTTAGAACAAATCCATGTATCTCTTTACCATATTGTAGATGTCTCAAACGGGCACAAGCCAATAGTAGGGTACTGATGCTAAAATCGTCAAGAATGAAGCCCGAACGTCTCATCCGAAAATAAAAATCGAAAGCCTTCCGTGGATCACCATTGTGGGCATATCCACCTATGATTGCATTCCAAGAGCTAACTGACTTAGTATTCATACCAGAGAAGACATGCTCAGCAGAACTCAATGATCCACACTTGGCATAGGCGGCTATGAACGCGTTATTTATCGATTCGTCGTATTGAAACCAATGTCTGAGTGAATATCCATGAAGTTCCCTCAAACTCAACAGTTCAGTTTCTTCCAAACAAGCAggtaacaaattcaaaatggtGACCTCGTTTACTTTgatcatttcttcttccatccATATCTTTCTCAACAGTTCAAATGTTTCATTAACGAATCCTTCCCTAGAATATGCACCAACCATGGAATTCCAAGAAACTACATTTTTGTTCTCAATCTTATGAAATAAAAGTGCTGCTTGTGATAAATAACCGCATTTTGAATACATGTCAACCAAAGCATTGCATACCATTAGTTCACGAACAAGCCCCAGTTTCAGTGCCGTCCCATGAATTACCATTCCCATATCTACATCTCCTTCTCCTGAACACACAGGCAACAAAGTTACTATTGTAGCAACATCCGGAATCAAGCCATCGCCACTCTCCAAAAGCCTCCTAAACGCACCAAAAGCTTCCAGCCATAATTCATTCTCAGAAAACCCACAAATAAACGAATTCCATGATATCAAGTTTCGTTCAGGCATTTTGTCAAACACCTTGATGGCATCGTCTACGAGGCCACATTTTCCATACAGCGAAATCATCGCATTACCCACAAACAAATCCATGATCAATCCCATTTTCACCGCCATCCCATGAAACGATTGCCCCAAACGAACATCACACTTCCCTGTACAGGCCTTAATCAAGCAAGGCAGTGTAAAGTTATCAGGTTGAAACCCAGTTACCGATATCAACTCAATGAAAGTGTGAATCGCCTCGTCGTACAGTTCATTTCTAACATACCCACTAACAAGTGCATTCCACTGAAACAAATTCCTGTTCTGCAAACGATCAAAAACCAATCGAGCATCCGAAGGATATCCACACATGGAGTACATAGTAATGAGACGGGTATTGAGAACAAAGTCGCCGCTGAACTGAGAGGAGACGCGCAACATTTCATCAAGTTCGCGGCCAATTTCAACGTCTTTAAACTGCCCACATTTCTGCAACAACACACCCATGGCTTCTTTTCTCTGCACCAAATCATAGCCACCATTGTTCTTCCATCCTCtctgaagaaaatcaaaagctCCATTGAGATCACCCGCTTCACAGAGCTCGCAAATCTCTTCAAGAAGTGAGAGTTCAGAAACCAGCTTGATGGATTGAGCTTGATGGGTTTGAGCAGAGACAGAAAAGGATGATTTTGGAGATGAAGTTGAAATAAtggagtttttaaaaattgatgtGGGAGTTAGTTTACGTATGGATGTTGGAGCGCGGTAACGGCAGGAGAATGGCGGCGCCACCACAGCCATTAAAGAAGCTCCTCGATGTCAGCAAGTGATGGAAAATTGGCAAATTGTTCTgagtttttcttataaaatatgatCATCCGTTTACCAAATTTGTGTAAATTtggtaaataatttataatt carries:
- the LOC111780692 gene encoding pentatricopeptide repeat-containing protein At1g18485, whose amino-acid sequence is MAVVAPPFSCRYRAPTSIRKLTPTSIFKNSIISTSSPKSSFSVSAQTHQAQSIKLVSELSLLEEICELCEAGDLNGAFDFLQRGWKNNGGYDLVQRKEAMGVLLQKCGQFKDVEIGRELDEMLRVSSQFSGDFVLNTRLITMYSMCGYPSDARLVFDRLQNRNLFQWNALVSGYVRNELYDEAIHTFIELISVTGFQPDNFTLPCLIKACTGKCDVRLGQSFHGMAVKMGLIMDLFVGNAMISLYGKCGLVDDAIKVFDKMPERNLISWNSFICGFSENELWLEAFGAFRRLLESGDGLIPDVATIVTLLPVCSGEGDVDMGMVIHGTALKLGLVRELMVCNALVDMYSKCGYLSQAALLFHKIENKNVVSWNSMVGAYSREGFVNETFELLRKIWMEEEMIKVNEVTILNLLPACLEETELLSLRELHGYSLRHWFQYDESINNAFIAAYAKCGSLSSAEHVFSGMNTKSVSSWNAIIGGYAHNGDPRKAFDFYFRMRRSGFILDDFSISTLLLACARLRHLQYGKEIHGFVLRNGLEMDSFVAVSLLSLYIHCSKPFYARTFFERIEVKNSVCWNAMLSGYSQNELPNEAISLFRQMLSEGLKPNEIGMASVLGACSELSALSLGREVHCFVLKNRFIEDNFVACSLMDMYAKSSCLGRSQRIFNGLKEKEAASWNVMITGFGVHGQGNKALELFEEMQRLNKQPDRFTFLGVLQACCHAGLVSEGLYYLAQMQSLYKLKPELEHYACVIDMLGRAGRLNEALNLINEMPEEPDAKIWSSLLSSSRTYGDLAMGEKAAEKLLALEVNKADSYVLLSNLYATAGKWDLVRMVRQKMKDLNLQKAAGCSWIELGGKTYSFIAGNDLSIVNSNEIRKMWNRLEKQIMEIGYTPDSSCVLHELEEEEKIKILKGHSEKLAISFGFLNTKEGTTLRICKNLRICRDCHNAAKFISKAAKREIIIRDNKRFHHFKNGICSCGDYW